In Aegilops tauschii subsp. strangulata cultivar AL8/78 chromosome 3, Aet v6.0, whole genome shotgun sequence, one genomic interval encodes:
- the LOC109742046 gene encoding putative calcium-binding protein CML23, translated as MATTGKLRRVFDGDGLLDGEEFLRLVRETESGQEEEGDRCKEAFGMYKMEGRGCITPHSLELMMSRLGLHLNVDECQAMIRRFDLNGDGVLTIDEFKTMMMMMA; from the coding sequence ATGGCTACAACAGGTAAGTTGAGGCGTGTGTTTGATGGTGACGGGCTGCTTGATGGGGAGGAGTTCCTGAGGCTGGTGCGTGAGACGGAGTCCGGCCAGGAGGAAGAGGGAGACAGGTGCAAGGAGGCGTTCGGGATGTACAAGATGGAAGGGAGGGGCTGCATCACCCCACACAGCCTCGAGCTGATGATGAGCAGGCTGGGGCTGCACCTGAACGTTGACGAGTGCCAGGCCATGATCCGCCGGTTCGACCTCAACGGCGACGGGGTGCTCACCATTGACGAGTTCAAAaccatgatgatgatgatggcatGA